The genome window GGCGTGCTCTCCCCCGCCCTGCCCGGTCTGGCGGCGGCCATTCTCCGGCACGGGCCCACCCTGTACGCGCTGGTGGCGGGCCACACGCGGCGCACTCCAGAGGCGCTGGCCCTGACCGACGCCAATGGCCCGGTCACTTACGCCGACCTGCAGGCGCACGCCGATGGGGTGGCCGCGCGCCTGGCCGCGCACACCCGCCCCGGCGACCCGGCTGCGCTGTGCAGCGAGGGTGGCCGGGCCTTTGTGGCCGGGCTGCTGGGGGCGCTGCGCAGCGGCCTGCGGGTGCTGCTGGTCCCCCCGGGCCCGCCGGACGAGGTGCGCGCCCGCTTGCAGGGCCAGTCCATTCGCGCGCTGCTGACCGATGACCCCCGGCTCAGCGCCCTGGGCCTGCCCACGGTGGCGCTGTCGCCCGCCGCTCCGGGGCCCCAGTCTCGCTCCGGCTGGCCCCGTCTCGACTGGCCCTGTCCCGGCTGGCCCCGCGCCGGGCGCCCGGTGCTGCTGACCTCCGGCACCACGGGCGCGCCCCGGGTGGTTCCGCGCCGGGTCTCGCCGCTGGCGGCCGGGCGGGTGGCCCTGGCACTGCTGCGGGCCCTGCGCCCGGCCCCGAACACCGCCACGCTGCTGCCGCTGCCGCTGTGGCACGGCCACGGCCTGAGCACCCTGGCGCTGTGCCTGGCCCTGGGAACGCCGCTGCACCTGCGCCGGGGCGCGGACGCGGCAGAGCTGTGGGCCGTGCTGGCACAGGAACGGGTGGGCACCCTGGTCGTGGTGCCCACCGTGCTGCGCCGCCTGCTGGCGGGCGAGGGCCACGCCCCCGCGCTGCACACGGTGGTGTGCGGCTCGGCGCCGCTGGACCCCGCGCTGGCCACCCAGACGCAGACCCGCCTGGGCGACGTGCTGTTCAATCTGTACGGGAGCACCGAGACCGGCCTGATCGCCCTGGCCCGCCCCGCCGACCTGCGCGCCGAGCCCGGCAGCGTGGGGCGCCCCCTGCCCGGGGTGGGGGTGCGCGCCGCCCCGGATGGGCAGCTGCAGGTGCGCGGCCTGCTGTCACGCAGGTGGTTGAACACCGGGGACCTGGGCACCCTGGACCCGGCCGGGCGCCTCCATCTGCGGGGCCGCGCCGACGATCTGATGATCGTGGGCGGCGAGAATGTGTGGCCCGCGCAGCTGGAGGCGGTGCTGGCCGCGCAGCCCGGGGTGCGCGCCTGCGCGGTGTTCGGGGTGCCGTGTGCGGAGTACGGGCAGGTGCCCCTCGCCTTCGTGGAACTGGAGCCGGGCAGTGGCAGTGTGGCCGAGCTGCAGCGGCGCCTGGCCGGGGTGCTGCCCCGCCGCCTGCGCCCCCGCCTGACCGTCCTGCCCGCGCTGCCCCTCACGGAGACAGGCAAGGTGGCCCGCGCGCAGTTGCGGGCGCGCCTGACCCAGCCAGAGGCCGCTGCGCCGGGCTAGCGCAGCCCGCCCGGTTCCAGCAGGGTCCACAGGTGGCGCAGCAGCGCGTCGGTATCAGGAAATTCCCGCCAGGTCACGGGTTCCACCGGTGCCCGGCCTTCACGCAGGTGCAGGCGCAGCCCCCCGGAACGGCGCTCAATGCGCAGCACATATTCCTCGGGGGCGCTGTCCGGGGGCGGGGCGGCGCCCGGCGCTGGGGACGGGGCAGGCAGCTGGGGGGTGGGGCGAACAGGCTTCATTGGGGACCAGGGTAGGCAGCGGGGTGTTGCGCCGGCGTTGCATGGGGCGCCGCCCCGCCCCCACACGGCCGATGACCCGGCGTTTGCCGGGGCGTACACTGAAGGTCCACATGAGTGCACAGGCCGGGCTGTTCCTCAAGACGCTGGGCGTGCCCGGGGTCACGCTGAACGGCGCGGCGCTGGACGTGCCCGGCAAAAGCCTGGCGCTGCTGACCTATCTGGCCCTGGAAGGTCAGACCCCACGCGAGGTGCTGGCGGACCTGCTGTGGACCGACCAGGACGGCGCGGCTGCGCGGCGCAACCTGCGGGTGCAGGTGCACCGCCTGCGGGCCTGCGGGGTGGGGGCGTGGCTGGAAGTTTCGGGCGCGGCACTGGCCCTGCGCCCGGGCGTGCGGGTGGACCTGAACGAGCTGCGCGCCGCCCTGGCTGGGGGCGAGCCCGTGCAGGCGGCCACGCTGGCAGGCGGGCCCTTTCTGGATCACCTGGGGGTACCGGGCGCGGCCCGCTTCGAGGCGTGGCGCGAGGCCACAGCCCACGCCGCCTTTGAAGACCAGTTGCGGGCGCTGGACGCGGCTGCCGCTGCACACGCGCAGGCGGGCCACTGGGCGGCGGCGCTGGAAAGGCACCGCCGCGCCCTGGATCTGGACCCACTGCGCGAACGCACCGTGCGCGCCGTGATGGAGGCCCACCTCGCGCTGGGTCAGCCAGCCGACGCCCTGACCGCTTACGAGGCCCTGGAGCGGCGGCTGCGCCAGGATCTGGGCGCCGGGCCACTGCCGGCCACAGCCGCCCTGAAAGCCCAGGTGGACGCGCGGCTCTCGGGCCCGGCGCCCAGCCCGCGCCCGGCCGTGCCTCTGGTGGGGCGCGGGGCCGACTGCGCCGCCCTGCAGGCTGGCCGGCTGACCCTGGTGCTGGGCGAGGCCGGCATGGGCAAGACCCGGCTGGTCACGGAGGCAGCCGGGGACGCGCTGGTGGTGCGCGGCGCCGCAGAGCTCACGCCCCTGCCCTTCGGCGCCCTGCTGGAACTGCTGCGTGGCGCCGGGCTGCACCGCTGCCCAGAACGCCTGCGGCCTCTGCTGGGGGCGGCCCTGGTTTCGCCCGGCGCCACCCCGGCCCTGGCCGACCGCGCCGCGCTGCTTGACGCCCTGGCCCAGGCACTGGTGAGCCTGTGCGGCGGGCGCACCCTCATTGCCGAAGATCTGCACTGGCTGGACCCGGGCACGCTGGAAGCCGCCTTTCTGGCGTTACACCGGGGCGCGCCGCGCCTGTGGCTGACCGCGCGCCCCGGCGAACTGGCGGCCCGCGCCGATCTGCAGGCGGTGCTGGCCCGCCTGAACCCCCCGCACCTGACCCTGACCGAACTGCCCGAGGCCGAGGTGGCGGGCCTGATTGAGCATCTCTCGGGGGCTCCGGCGCCGCTGTTCAGCCACCGCCTGTTCGAGGCCACGGCCGGGCATCCCCTGTTTCTGCTCGAAACCCTGCGCGACCTGCGCGAGCGCGGGCTGCTTACCGAGCGCGGCGGGCGCTGGCACACCCCCTTTGACGCCTCCACGGTGGACTACGCCGAGGTGCCCATTTCCAGCAGCGTGGCCGCCGCCATCGCGCAGCGCGTGGAGCGCCTGGGGCCCGAGACGCGCCAGCTGCTGCAGGCCGGGGCCCTGTGGGGCGAGGCGTTTCCGGTGGCCCTGGTGGCCGCTGCCTGCGACCTGCCCGAACTGGCAGCCCTGGACGCCCTGGAACGCGCCGAGGCCGCCCGGCTGATTGTGCCCGAGGGCCCGGCCTACCGCTTTGGGCACCACCTGCACCGCCGGGTGCTGGCCGCCGGGGTGGGGGCGCCGCGTGCGCGCTGCCTGCACGGCCGACTGGCGCGGCTGGCCCCCCAGGGCACGCCGGCCGCGACCGTGGCCCGCCATTTTGAACAGGCCGCAGAACCGGCGCTGGCGTGGTCCCACTGGGCCCAGGCCGCGCAGGCCGCTGCTGGACTGTACGCCCATGCCGAGGCCCTGGGCCTGTACGACCGGGCCCTGGCCGGCCCCCCGCCGCCCCAGGCCGCCTTTGCCCTGCACGCCGCTCGCAGCGAACTGTGCCGCCACCTGGACGACCCCGGTACCCGCGCGCAGGCCCTGGCGGCCATGCGCGCCCTGGCGGAACAGACCCAGGACCCGGCTCTGCACGCTGAACACGCGGCCCACCACGCCAAATGCTGCACCGAACAGGATGACTACGAGGGCGCAGTGGCCACAGTCCAGGCGGCCCTGAGCACCTGGGGCCCCCACCTGTCGGCCGATCACCATTCGGCCCTGCTGCTGGAAGCCGGCGCCGCCCTGGCCTGCCTGGAGCGCTGGCCCGAGGCCGAGGAGGCCCTGGGGCGCGCCCTGACGCACACCCCCGCCCCGGCGCGCCGCTCGAACATCCTGTACTGGCTGGGCTACAGCCACTTTCAGAGTGGGCAGTTTGACCGGGCAGCCCAGCACTACCGCGCCTCGCTGGCCGCCCTGCCCGGCGACGCCCCCAGCCGGGGCCGGGTGCTGGGCCTGTGGCGCTACGGCGCCAGCCTGCGCCGCCTGGGCCAGGGCCCGGCCGCCGCCGCCGCCCTGGGCGACGCCGACTCCTGCGCGCGCACCCTCAACGCCGGCCCCCTGCGGGGTCTGATCGTGGCCGAGCAGGCGGCGCTGGCGCTGGACATGGGTGACCGCGCCGCTGCCCGCGCCCTGGCCGCCGAGGCGCAGGCCCTCCTCTCGCCCCGGGGCGACGAGGGCTGGGACGTGTTAAACCCGGTACTGGCGGCGGTGGGACTCCACTGCGCCTCGTCCGTCAGCCAAGCGGAGCGCCGGCGCTGAACAGCCGGTTTCAGCGCAAGCTGGCCCTGACTGAACGGCTGGGGCCATGCCAGGAGACGACGCACGCCGCTCAGCCCACAGGGCATAGCCCCTGCAGGCCAGGGCCACACCGACCGGCACCGCTGCGTACCGCTGCACCGCGTGGGGCAGCAGCGCGGCCAGCGGGGTCAGAAGCGAAACCCTGGCCAGCAGGCCAGCGGTCCAGCGCGGCAGAATGCCGGCGCGAAACGTGGCGGCGCCGAACATCAGCCCGCCCAGCATGTAGGTGCTTCGCCACTCCCCCAGTCCAACGGTTCAAAAGGGCGCAGAACCGTTTCCATTCCCGGTGCGAGGCACTGTTTTCGCTTCTCGCTCTGCGGCGCAGCTGTTCCAGCCCGCTCGGTTGATCTCAAGATCAACAGCGAGGGACTTCACTTAGGCCCACGAAGGTGTGCAGCGCCGGAAGAGGCCCCAGCTGCACCTCACTGGACACGCCACTGGCAAGGCCGAGGGAACCCGACACAAACGCGGACGCCGTCTGGGCCAGCAACGGCAGGATGAACGCCTCGGCAAACACGAAGGCAGTCTGAAGCAGCCTGCTCAGGCCCAGCA of Deinococcus arcticus contains these proteins:
- a CDS encoding class I adenylate-forming enzyme family protein, with the protein product MRATWRALRAAGVLSPALPGLAAAILRHGPTLYALVAGHTRRTPEALALTDANGPVTYADLQAHADGVAARLAAHTRPGDPAALCSEGGRAFVAGLLGALRSGLRVLLVPPGPPDEVRARLQGQSIRALLTDDPRLSALGLPTVALSPAAPGPQSRSGWPRLDWPCPGWPRAGRPVLLTSGTTGAPRVVPRRVSPLAAGRVALALLRALRPAPNTATLLPLPLWHGHGLSTLALCLALGTPLHLRRGADAAELWAVLAQERVGTLVVVPTVLRRLLAGEGHAPALHTVVCGSAPLDPALATQTQTRLGDVLFNLYGSTETGLIALARPADLRAEPGSVGRPLPGVGVRAAPDGQLQVRGLLSRRWLNTGDLGTLDPAGRLHLRGRADDLMIVGGENVWPAQLEAVLAAQPGVRACAVFGVPCAEYGQVPLAFVELEPGSGSVAELQRRLAGVLPRRLRPRLTVLPALPLTETGKVARAQLRARLTQPEAAAPG
- a CDS encoding ATP-binding protein, which gives rise to MSAQAGLFLKTLGVPGVTLNGAALDVPGKSLALLTYLALEGQTPREVLADLLWTDQDGAAARRNLRVQVHRLRACGVGAWLEVSGAALALRPGVRVDLNELRAALAGGEPVQAATLAGGPFLDHLGVPGAARFEAWREATAHAAFEDQLRALDAAAAAHAQAGHWAAALERHRRALDLDPLRERTVRAVMEAHLALGQPADALTAYEALERRLRQDLGAGPLPATAALKAQVDARLSGPAPSPRPAVPLVGRGADCAALQAGRLTLVLGEAGMGKTRLVTEAAGDALVVRGAAELTPLPFGALLELLRGAGLHRCPERLRPLLGAALVSPGATPALADRAALLDALAQALVSLCGGRTLIAEDLHWLDPGTLEAAFLALHRGAPRLWLTARPGELAARADLQAVLARLNPPHLTLTELPEAEVAGLIEHLSGAPAPLFSHRLFEATAGHPLFLLETLRDLRERGLLTERGGRWHTPFDASTVDYAEVPISSSVAAAIAQRVERLGPETRQLLQAGALWGEAFPVALVAAACDLPELAALDALERAEAARLIVPEGPAYRFGHHLHRRVLAAGVGAPRARCLHGRLARLAPQGTPAATVARHFEQAAEPALAWSHWAQAAQAAAGLYAHAEALGLYDRALAGPPPPQAAFALHAARSELCRHLDDPGTRAQALAAMRALAEQTQDPALHAEHAAHHAKCCTEQDDYEGAVATVQAALSTWGPHLSADHHSALLLEAGAALACLERWPEAEEALGRALTHTPAPARRSNILYWLGYSHFQSGQFDRAAQHYRASLAALPGDAPSRGRVLGLWRYGASLRRLGQGPAAAAALGDADSCARTLNAGPLRGLIVAEQAALALDMGDRAAARALAAEAQALLSPRGDEGWDVLNPVLAAVGLHCASSVSQAERRR